One genomic window of Entelurus aequoreus isolate RoL-2023_Sb linkage group LG07, RoL_Eaeq_v1.1, whole genome shotgun sequence includes the following:
- the zgc:195245 gene encoding protein FAM107B isoform X6 translates to MSKKTGYGHHKKDTSLGHPQRLSQSSLYSSNDQPRKLNSFSAETPTYQNLHRELLLSHKRGLILEEKPELKRVLEQRRLELHREQEMAQRQPSDLETELRKRQQKLKEYEQEEIRQKESEQKIPEFVRVKDNLRRTQMSEQ, encoded by the exons ACACCTCGTTGGGCCATCCACAGAGACTCAGTCAATCCTCATTGTACAGCAGCAATGATCAGCCCAGAAAACTGAACAGTTTTTCTGCGGAGACGCCCACCTACCAGAACCTGCACCGGGAGCTGCTTCTTAGTCATAAAAG GGGCCTGATTCTGGAGGAGAAGCCTGAATTGAAGCGAGTGCTGGAGCAACGCCGACTGGAGCTGCACAGGGAGCAGGAGATGGCTCAACGGCAGCCGTCGGACCTGGAGACGGAGCTCCGCAAGAGGCAGCAGAAGCTAAAAGAG TATGAGCAGGAGGAGATCAGGCAGAAAGAGAGCGAGCAGAAGATACCAGAGTTTGTTCGCGTGAAGGACAACCTGAGACGCACACAGATGTCCGAGCAGTGA
- the zgc:195245 gene encoding protein FAM107B isoform X5, giving the protein MEESNKTGYGHHKKDTSLGHPQRLSQSSLYSSNDQPRKLNSFSAETPTYQNLHRELLLSHKRGLILEEKPELKRVLEQRRLELHREQEMAQRQPSDLETELRKRQQKLKEYEQEEIRQKESEQKIPEFVRVKDNLRRTQMSEQ; this is encoded by the exons ACACCTCGTTGGGCCATCCACAGAGACTCAGTCAATCCTCATTGTACAGCAGCAATGATCAGCCCAGAAAACTGAACAGTTTTTCTGCGGAGACGCCCACCTACCAGAACCTGCACCGGGAGCTGCTTCTTAGTCATAAAAG GGGCCTGATTCTGGAGGAGAAGCCTGAATTGAAGCGAGTGCTGGAGCAACGCCGACTGGAGCTGCACAGGGAGCAGGAGATGGCTCAACGGCAGCCGTCGGACCTGGAGACGGAGCTCCGCAAGAGGCAGCAGAAGCTAAAAGAG TATGAGCAGGAGGAGATCAGGCAGAAAGAGAGCGAGCAGAAGATACCAGAGTTTGTTCGCGTGAAGGACAACCTGAGACGCACACAGATGTCCGAGCAGTGA